One Bradyrhizobium sp. CCGB12 genomic window carries:
- a CDS encoding Lrp/AsnC family transcriptional regulator, translated as MISVDTFDLKILTALQDDGRLTNQELADLAGLSASQCSRRRMRLEEEKVISGYHADLSSEALGFGVIAFIQVGLATHSPDNSKRFRALVGRIDEIQEAYSLTGDADYVLKAVLRDLKGLSNLVNDVLMPHQSVAHVRSSIVLDKLKESSKLPLKDLKAG; from the coding sequence ATGATCTCAGTCGACACCTTCGACCTCAAGATCCTGACCGCGCTTCAGGACGACGGCCGCCTCACCAATCAGGAGCTCGCCGATCTCGCAGGCCTCTCGGCTTCGCAATGCTCGCGCCGGAGGATGCGGCTGGAGGAGGAGAAGGTGATATCGGGCTATCACGCCGATCTCTCCAGCGAGGCGCTCGGCTTCGGCGTCATCGCCTTCATCCAGGTGGGGCTTGCGACGCATTCGCCGGACAATTCAAAACGCTTCCGCGCCCTCGTTGGCCGCATCGACGAGATCCAGGAGGCGTATTCGCTGACGGGCGACGCCGATTACGTGCTCAAGGCGGTGCTGCGTGACCTCAAGGGACTCTCCAACCTCGTCAACGACGTCCTGATGCCGCACCAGAGCGTGGCGCATGTCCGCTCCTCGATCGTGCTCGACAAGCTCAAGGAAAGCTCAAAGCTGCCGTTGAAGGATTTGAAGGCTGGCTGA
- a CDS encoding CaiB/BaiF CoA-transferase family protein, translating to MLDKPAQNSAVRASGPLSGFRVVEFAGIGPGPFACMMLADMGADVVTLDRVGAKKSMKSVAGRGRKVIELDLKDKAAIAEVLDLLASADALVEGFRPGVMERLGLGPDVVLARNPKLVYGRMTGWGQEGPLANAAGHDINYISITGALAAIGPKEAPVPPLNLVGDFGGGALYLVVGVLAALLEAQRSGNGQLVDAAMCDGAASLMSFFFDMTTLGRWAEGRDQNFLDGGAHFYGVYECACGHFVSIGSIEPQFYALLREHAGLTDADFDAQMNPKAWPALKQKLKAVFKSKTREDWCKIMEGTDICFAPVLTMSEATQHPHMVARNVFLERHGVKQPAPAPRFSRTPSAVREPEGAEIAAVTKAWAGR from the coding sequence GTGCTCGATAAACCCGCCCAAAACTCTGCCGTCCGCGCCTCCGGCCCGCTCTCGGGCTTCCGCGTCGTCGAATTCGCCGGCATAGGTCCGGGACCGTTCGCCTGCATGATGCTGGCCGACATGGGCGCCGACGTCGTCACGCTCGACCGCGTCGGTGCGAAGAAGAGCATGAAGTCAGTGGCGGGTCGCGGCCGCAAGGTGATCGAGCTCGACCTCAAGGACAAGGCAGCGATCGCAGAAGTGCTCGACCTCTTGGCCAGCGCGGACGCGCTGGTCGAAGGCTTCCGTCCCGGCGTGATGGAGCGGCTCGGACTCGGACCTGACGTGGTGCTCGCGCGCAACCCGAAGCTGGTCTATGGTCGCATGACCGGCTGGGGCCAGGAAGGCCCGCTCGCGAACGCCGCCGGCCACGACATCAACTACATCTCAATCACCGGCGCCCTCGCCGCGATTGGCCCCAAGGAAGCGCCGGTGCCGCCGCTCAATCTGGTCGGCGATTTCGGCGGCGGTGCGCTCTATCTCGTTGTCGGCGTGCTGGCCGCGCTGCTGGAGGCGCAGAGATCCGGCAACGGCCAGCTCGTCGACGCCGCGATGTGCGACGGCGCGGCATCGCTGATGTCTTTCTTCTTCGACATGACCACGCTGGGCCGCTGGGCCGAGGGGCGCGATCAGAATTTCCTCGATGGCGGCGCGCACTTCTACGGCGTCTATGAATGCGCCTGCGGCCATTTCGTCTCGATCGGCTCGATCGAGCCGCAGTTCTATGCGCTGCTGCGCGAGCACGCGGGCTTGACTGACGCAGATTTCGACGCGCAGATGAACCCCAAGGCCTGGCCAGCGCTGAAGCAGAAACTGAAAGCCGTGTTCAAGAGCAAGACGCGCGAGGACTGGTGCAAGATCATGGAAGGCACCGACATCTGCTTCGCGCCGGTGCTGACCATGTCGGAGGCGACCCAGCATCCGCACATGGTCGCCCGCAACGTCTTCCTCGAGCGCCACGGCGTGAAGCAACCGGCCCCGGCGCCGCGGTTCTCACGCACACCATCGGCGGTGCGCGAGCCGGAAGGGGCGGAGATCGCCGCGGTGACGAAGGCGTGGGCGGGGCGTTAG
- the hppD gene encoding 4-hydroxyphenylpyruvate dioxygenase has translation MGPFPHDAPPATVSADNPMGTDGFEFVEYAHPNPDELHALFKLMGYAPVARHKTKKITVYRQGDINYLVNEEPGTHGYDFVAAHGPCAPSMAFRVVDAKAAYDRAIALGAEPADVPSAQKTLDVPAIKGIGGSLLYLVDRYGAKGSAYDAEFEWLGARDPRPHGAGLFYLDHLTHNVHRGRMDVWAGFYEKLFNFRQIRFFDIEGRASGLFSRALTSPDGKIRIPINEDAGDSGQIEEYLKTYRGEGIQHIACGCRDIYRTIEGLREAGLPFMPSPPETYFERIDARLPKHGEDLPRLQKNGILIDGEGVVEGGQTKVLLQIFSANAIGPIFFEFIERKGDDGFGEGNFKALFESIEEDQIRRGVLKVDAA, from the coding sequence ATGGGTCCGTTTCCGCACGATGCACCGCCGGCCACTGTTAGCGCCGACAATCCGATGGGCACTGACGGGTTCGAGTTCGTCGAATATGCCCATCCCAATCCGGACGAGCTGCACGCGCTGTTCAAGCTGATGGGCTATGCGCCCGTCGCGCGCCACAAGACCAAGAAGATCACGGTCTATCGCCAGGGCGATATCAACTACCTCGTCAACGAGGAACCCGGCACCCACGGCTACGACTTCGTCGCCGCGCACGGCCCCTGTGCGCCGTCGATGGCGTTCCGCGTGGTCGACGCGAAGGCGGCCTATGACCGCGCGATCGCCCTCGGCGCCGAGCCCGCCGACGTGCCGTCGGCGCAGAAGACGCTCGACGTCCCCGCCATCAAGGGCATCGGCGGCAGCCTGCTGTATCTCGTCGATCGCTACGGCGCCAAGGGCTCGGCCTATGACGCCGAGTTCGAATGGCTCGGCGCGCGCGATCCGCGCCCGCATGGCGCCGGGCTGTTCTATCTCGATCACCTCACCCACAACGTCCATCGCGGCCGCATGGATGTCTGGGCCGGCTTCTACGAAAAGCTGTTCAACTTCCGCCAGATCCGCTTCTTCGACATCGAGGGCCGAGCCTCCGGCCTGTTCTCGCGCGCGTTGACCAGCCCGGATGGCAAGATCCGTATTCCGATCAACGAGGACGCCGGCGATTCCGGTCAGATCGAGGAATATCTGAAGACCTATCGCGGCGAGGGCATCCAGCACATCGCCTGCGGCTGCCGTGACATCTACCGCACCATCGAAGGCCTGCGCGAAGCCGGCCTGCCCTTCATGCCGTCGCCGCCGGAGACCTATTTCGAGCGGATCGATGCGCGTCTGCCCAAGCACGGCGAGGACCTCCCACGCTTGCAGAAGAACGGCATCCTGATCGACGGCGAAGGCGTGGTCGAAGGCGGCCAGACCAAGGTTCTGCTGCAGATCTTCTCGGCCAACGCGATCGGTCCGATCTTCTTCGAGTTCATCGAGCGCAAGGGCGATGATGGTTTCGGCGAGGGCAACTTCAAGGCCCTGTTCGAATCGATCGAGGAGGATCAGATCCGGCGCGGCGTGCTGAAGGTGGATGCGGCGTAG
- a CDS encoding xanthine dehydrogenase family protein molybdopterin-binding subunit, whose protein sequence is MGVEGIGARVVRKEDKRFITGKGRYVDDIKLTGMTHAHFIRSPHAHAKVKKIDSSAALKMPGVVAVLTGQQLVDDKVGNLICGWAITSKDGSPMKMGAWPAMAPDTVRFVGQAVAVVIADSKNLARDAAEAVVVDYEELPAVADMHAAIKAGAPQLHPEAPGNLVYDWVIGDEGATDAAFAKAANVVKLDVTNNRLAPNAMEPRAAIADYDAAEEHFTLYTTSQNPHVARLVLSAFYNIAPEHKLRVIAPDVGGGFGSKIFIYPEEMVALWASKKVGRPVKWTGDRTEAFLTDAHGRDHVTHAEMAFDANNKITGFRVKTYANFGAYMSLFSSSVPTYLYATLLSGQYNIPAIHAEVIGVYTNTTPVDAYRGAGRPEASYLVERLMETAARQLKVDPAQLRRTNFITQFPHQTPVIMAYDTGDFNASLDAAMKAIDYAGFAARKAQAKSQGKLRGIGVSCYIEACGIAPSKAVGSLGAGVGLWESAEVRVNPVGTIEILTGSHSHGQGHETTFCQLVADRLGVPISQVSIVHGDTDKVQFGMGTYGSRSAAVGLTAILKAMEKMESKAKKIAAHALEASEADIVIESGEFKVTGTDKAIAFPMVALAAYTAHNLPDGMEPGLKESAFYDPSNFTFPAGAYICELEVDPGTGKTSFVNFVAADDFGRLINPMIVEGQVHGGLAQGIGQALLEHAIYDANGQPVTASFMDYSMPRADDLPSFNLSHTTTLCPGNPLGIKGCGEAGAIGASAAVINAITDAIGKNNLEMPATPDRVWRTIHAA, encoded by the coding sequence ATGGGTGTTGAAGGTATCGGCGCACGGGTCGTGCGCAAGGAAGACAAGCGTTTCATTACCGGCAAGGGTCGCTACGTCGACGACATCAAGCTGACGGGCATGACCCATGCCCATTTCATCAGAAGCCCGCATGCACACGCCAAGGTGAAGAAGATCGACTCGTCCGCCGCGCTGAAAATGCCCGGCGTGGTCGCGGTGCTCACGGGACAACAGCTCGTCGACGACAAGGTCGGCAACCTGATCTGCGGCTGGGCCATCACCTCCAAGGACGGCAGCCCGATGAAGATGGGCGCATGGCCAGCGATGGCGCCGGATACGGTGCGTTTTGTCGGACAGGCCGTCGCGGTCGTGATCGCCGACAGCAAGAATCTCGCACGTGACGCGGCCGAGGCCGTGGTTGTGGATTATGAAGAGTTGCCGGCGGTTGCCGACATGCACGCTGCGATCAAGGCCGGCGCACCGCAACTTCATCCCGAAGCCCCCGGTAACCTGGTCTATGACTGGGTGATCGGAGACGAGGGCGCCACCGATGCCGCCTTCGCCAAGGCCGCCAATGTGGTCAAGCTCGACGTCACCAACAACCGCCTCGCCCCGAACGCGATGGAGCCGCGTGCGGCGATCGCCGACTACGATGCGGCAGAAGAACACTTCACTCTATATACGACCTCGCAGAACCCGCACGTCGCTCGCCTCGTGCTGTCGGCGTTCTACAACATCGCCCCCGAGCACAAGCTGCGCGTGATCGCCCCCGACGTCGGCGGCGGCTTCGGCTCCAAGATCTTCATCTATCCCGAGGAGATGGTGGCGCTGTGGGCCTCGAAGAAGGTCGGCCGTCCCGTGAAATGGACCGGCGACCGCACCGAGGCGTTCCTCACCGATGCCCATGGCCGCGACCATGTGACCCACGCGGAGATGGCGTTCGACGCCAACAACAAGATCACCGGCTTCAGGGTGAAGACCTACGCCAATTTCGGCGCCTACATGTCGCTGTTCTCGTCGTCGGTGCCGACCTATCTCTACGCGACGCTGCTGTCGGGCCAGTACAACATCCCGGCGATCCATGCCGAGGTGATCGGCGTCTACACCAACACCACGCCGGTGGACGCCTATCGCGGCGCGGGCCGCCCGGAGGCGAGCTACCTGGTCGAACGTCTGATGGAGACGGCGGCGCGGCAGCTGAAGGTCGATCCGGCGCAGCTGCGCCGGACCAACTTCATCACCCAGTTCCCGCACCAGACGCCCGTGATCATGGCCTATGACACCGGCGACTTTAACGCCTCGCTCGATGCCGCCATGAAGGCGATCGATTATGCCGGCTTCGCCGCGCGCAAGGCACAAGCCAAGTCACAAGGCAAGCTGCGCGGCATCGGCGTGTCCTGCTACATTGAGGCCTGCGGCATCGCACCGTCGAAGGCCGTCGGCAGCCTGGGCGCCGGCGTCGGCCTGTGGGAATCCGCCGAGGTGCGCGTCAACCCGGTGGGCACCATCGAGATCCTGACGGGATCGCACAGCCACGGTCAGGGCCACGAGACTACGTTCTGTCAGCTCGTCGCGGATCGCCTGGGCGTTCCGATCAGCCAGGTCTCGATCGTCCATGGCGACACCGACAAGGTGCAGTTCGGCATGGGCACCTATGGCTCGCGCTCGGCGGCCGTCGGCCTCACCGCGATCCTGAAGGCCATGGAGAAGATGGAATCCAAGGCCAAGAAGATCGCCGCGCATGCGCTGGAGGCGTCGGAGGCCGACATCGTCATCGAGAGCGGCGAGTTCAAGGTGACAGGCACCGACAAGGCGATCGCCTTCCCGATGGTCGCGCTCGCCGCCTACACGGCGCACAATCTGCCTGACGGGATGGAGCCGGGCCTGAAGGAAAGCGCCTTCTATGATCCCTCCAACTTCACGTTCCCGGCGGGCGCCTATATCTGCGAGCTCGAGGTCGATCCGGGCACCGGCAAGACCTCCTTCGTCAACTTCGTCGCGGCCGACGATTTCGGCCGGCTGATCAACCCGATGATCGTCGAGGGCCAGGTCCATGGCGGCCTTGCCCAGGGCATCGGGCAGGCGCTGCTCGAGCACGCGATCTACGACGCCAATGGCCAACCCGTCACGGCCTCGTTCATGGATTACTCCATGCCGCGCGCCGACGACCTGCCCTCGTTCAACCTCTCACACACCACGACGCTGTGCCCGGGCAATCCCTTGGGCATCAAGGGGTGCGGCGAGGCCGGCGCGATCGGGGCGTCAGCGGCCGTGATCAACGCGATCACGGATGCGATCGGCAAGAACAATTTGGAAATGCCCGCAACCCCTGACAGGGTGTGGCGCACGATCCACGCGGCTTAA
- a CDS encoding xanthine dehydrogenase family protein subunit M yields the protein MYQTTYHRASSVDEAVSLFGKSSEAKFLAGGQTLLPVMKQRLASPSDVIDLGRIKELQGVELSGDTLTIKAATTYYDIMQNADVKKAIPAIAYLTSVLGDPAVRYRGTIGGSIANNDPAADFPAALLALGATVKTNKRSIAAQDFFQGLFATALEDGEIITAVSFPVPAKAGYEKMRHPASRFALTGVFVAQTKSGEVRVAATGASESGVMRVPAIEAALKANWSPSALDNVSISANGLLADIHGTAEYRANLVKVMAQRAVTAAG from the coding sequence ATGTACCAAACCACCTATCATCGCGCTTCCTCGGTCGACGAAGCCGTCAGCCTGTTCGGCAAGAGCAGCGAAGCGAAGTTCCTCGCCGGCGGCCAGACGCTGCTGCCGGTGATGAAGCAGCGTCTCGCAAGCCCCTCCGACGTGATCGATCTCGGCAGGATCAAGGAGCTGCAGGGCGTCGAACTGTCAGGCGATACGCTGACCATCAAGGCCGCCACGACCTATTACGACATCATGCAGAATGCCGATGTGAAGAAGGCAATCCCCGCGATTGCCTATCTCACCTCGGTGCTCGGCGATCCCGCGGTGCGCTATCGCGGCACGATCGGCGGCTCGATCGCCAACAACGATCCCGCGGCGGACTTCCCCGCCGCGCTGCTCGCGCTCGGCGCCACCGTGAAGACCAACAAGCGGTCGATCGCGGCGCAGGACTTCTTCCAGGGCCTGTTCGCGACAGCCCTTGAAGACGGCGAGATCATCACCGCCGTATCGTTCCCGGTGCCGGCGAAAGCAGGCTACGAAAAGATGCGGCACCCGGCTTCGCGTTTCGCGCTGACCGGCGTGTTCGTCGCCCAGACCAAATCGGGCGAGGTTCGGGTGGCCGCCACAGGCGCTTCGGAGAGCGGCGTGATGCGGGTGCCCGCGATCGAAGCCGCGCTGAAGGCAAACTGGTCGCCGTCGGCACTCGACAATGTCAGCATTTCGGCGAACGGATTGCTGGCCGACATTCACGGCACGGCGGAGTACCGCGCCAACCTCGTCAAGGTGATGGCGCAGCGCGCGGTGACCGCTGCGGGCTGA
- a CDS encoding (2Fe-2S)-binding protein: MSTVKLTVNGKAVAVDVEDRTLLVHVLRDHLNLTGTHVGCDTSQCGACVVHMDGRAVKSCTMLAGQADGASVTTIEGIAKGDELHPMQAAFRDNHGLQCGYCTPGMIMSAIDIVQRHGGQLDEATVRHELEGNICRCTGYHNIVKAVLDAAGRMKVAQAAE, from the coding sequence GTGTCTACAGTCAAACTGACAGTGAACGGCAAGGCCGTTGCTGTCGACGTCGAGGATCGCACGCTGCTGGTCCACGTCTTGCGCGATCACCTCAACCTCACCGGGACCCATGTCGGCTGCGACACCAGCCAATGCGGCGCCTGCGTCGTGCACATGGACGGTCGTGCCGTGAAATCCTGCACCATGCTGGCGGGACAGGCGGATGGCGCGAGCGTCACCACGATCGAAGGCATCGCCAAGGGCGACGAACTGCACCCGATGCAGGCCGCTTTCCGCGACAATCACGGCCTGCAATGCGGCTATTGCACGCCGGGCATGATCATGTCGGCGATCGACATCGTGCAGCGCCATGGTGGCCAGCTCGACGAGGCCACCGTCCGCCACGAGCTCGAAGGCAATATCTGCCGCTGCACCGGCTACCACAACATCGTCAAGGCCGTGCTGGATGCGGCCGGTCGCATGAAGGTTGCGCAGGCGGCCGAGTAA
- a CDS encoding IS110 family transposase, protein MGQIIRIGMDTSKYIFQLHGVDASEQVVLRKRLSRKAMLEFFAKLPPTVVVIEACGAAHHLARELGRLGHTFKLIAPQLVKPYVPRNKNDGRDAEGLCEAASRPRMRYVAVKTAEQQAALMLLGVREQLVARRTQLSNTIRGHAAEFGLIAAKGLDKLAAFLAAISQDEGVPALARELFAMLARQYDQVQVELKAVEAKLLAWHRADATSRRLAQIPGIGPVTAAALVMKAPDPHAFRSGRLFAAWLGLTPKDHSTAGKTRLGKITRAGDERLRQLLVVGATSVVKMAKTRDRGPRWLIELLKRKTPKLAAVALANKMARIAWKLMTTGESYDSARIDAQMAVAA, encoded by the coding sequence GTGGGTCAGATTATCCGCATTGGAATGGATACGTCGAAGTATATTTTCCAGCTCCATGGCGTTGACGCCTCCGAGCAGGTCGTGTTGCGCAAGCGGCTCAGCCGCAAGGCGATGCTGGAGTTTTTTGCCAAGCTGCCGCCGACGGTGGTCGTGATCGAGGCTTGCGGGGCCGCCCACCACTTGGCACGCGAGCTCGGCCGGCTGGGACACACGTTCAAGCTGATTGCGCCGCAGCTGGTGAAGCCCTACGTGCCGCGCAACAAGAACGACGGGCGCGATGCGGAAGGGCTGTGCGAGGCGGCGAGCCGGCCGCGGATGCGGTATGTGGCGGTGAAGACGGCGGAGCAGCAGGCTGCACTGATGCTGCTGGGCGTCCGCGAGCAATTGGTCGCGCGTCGCACGCAACTCTCCAACACGATCCGCGGGCATGCGGCGGAGTTCGGTCTGATCGCGGCCAAGGGGCTGGACAAGCTCGCCGCGTTCCTGGCGGCGATCAGCCAGGACGAAGGCGTGCCGGCGCTGGCCCGCGAGCTGTTTGCGATGCTGGCTCGCCAATATGACCAGGTGCAGGTCGAGCTGAAGGCGGTCGAGGCCAAGCTGCTGGCCTGGCACCGGGCCGATGCCACGAGCCGGCGATTGGCGCAGATCCCGGGGATCGGTCCGGTCACGGCGGCGGCGCTGGTGATGAAGGCGCCCGACCCACACGCCTTCCGCTCGGGGCGGCTGTTCGCAGCCTGGCTCGGCCTGACGCCCAAGGACCATTCCACTGCGGGAAAGACCCGGCTCGGCAAGATCACCCGGGCAGGTGATGAGAGGCTACGTCAGCTGCTGGTGGTCGGGGCAACCTCGGTGGTGAAGATGGCCAAAACCCGAGATCGCGGGCCTCGCTGGCTGATCGAGCTGTTGAAGCGCAAGACGCCGAAGCTGGCCGCAGTGGCGCTGGCCAACAAGATGGCTCGCATCGCCTGGAAACTGATGACCACGGGGGAAAGCTACGATAGCGCGCGGATCGATGCCCAAATGGCCGTTGCCGCGTAG
- a CDS encoding methyl-accepting chemotaxis protein: protein MSGRIASPSKRTLFPTLRFRTKIILGFAAVLVISAGSMAFSYFGFERVSSGVGSYRSSVSEADLARNIDRELLGYRSAARYFVVTGKEDDAKAALEAEAGLKSAIDQAIKSAKRPARQEALNKLAKEFSNFSATFAKILQAKRDSALLVQNQLQRNANLLKYKLDDIGNNASDAEAQSIEFGTKQVNAQFQTASSAAGSFILNSDQAVASSALARLKFVENSLGAVYSMDDKIVAGLNDAKALLGAYRDALEKLIANAKMVDDLLTEMSGSASAILQGATAMKADLVAEQQRLEAESEATIGQTEQLVLMLAIGGTLLGAVLAFLLGTGMSRPMIAMCKAMRELASGNFDVVLPGLGRKDEIGEMAGAVEEFKVQAVAKAERDAAASEVQNREQAAGRRAELIRFADDFESAVGAIVSNVSASAVQLESAASTLTRTAETTQSLSSQVAGVSEQASSNMQSVATATEELSASVEEIGRQVRDSSRIAEAAVVQAKQTDGRIGKLSHAAQQIGEVVKLITAIAEQTNLLALNATIEAARAGEAGRGFAVVASEVKSLASQTAKATDEISSHITGMQGATAESVAAIKEIGATIGQISSISTSIASAVEQQGAATQEIARSVQTVAHGTQTAATDIGEVNRGAAETGSASEEVLHSAKTLSSESTRLRAELDRFMANIRAA from the coding sequence ATGTCCGGGCGTATCGCGTCGCCGTCTAAGCGTACACTGTTTCCCACCCTCAGGTTCCGTACCAAGATCATTCTGGGCTTCGCTGCGGTGCTGGTGATCTCCGCCGGCAGCATGGCCTTCTCCTATTTCGGCTTTGAGCGGGTCTCGTCCGGGGTCGGATCCTACCGCAGCAGCGTTTCCGAGGCCGATCTTGCCCGCAACATCGACCGCGAACTGCTCGGCTATCGTTCCGCCGCCCGCTACTTCGTCGTGACCGGCAAGGAGGACGACGCCAAAGCGGCGCTGGAGGCAGAAGCTGGCCTGAAGAGCGCGATCGATCAGGCCATCAAGAGCGCCAAGAGGCCGGCGCGCCAGGAGGCCCTCAACAAGCTCGCCAAGGAGTTTTCCAACTTCTCCGCGACCTTTGCCAAGATCCTGCAAGCCAAGCGCGATAGTGCGCTGCTGGTCCAGAACCAGCTCCAGCGCAACGCCAATCTCCTGAAATACAAGCTGGACGACATAGGTAACAACGCCTCGGATGCGGAAGCGCAGTCAATCGAGTTCGGCACCAAGCAGGTCAATGCCCAGTTCCAGACTGCAAGCTCCGCCGCGGGCAGTTTCATCCTCAACTCCGACCAGGCGGTAGCCAGCAGCGCGCTGGCGCGGCTGAAATTCGTCGAGAACTCGCTCGGTGCGGTCTATTCCATGGACGACAAGATCGTCGCCGGGCTGAATGACGCCAAAGCGCTGCTTGGGGCCTATCGGGACGCGCTGGAGAAGCTGATCGCCAACGCCAAGATGGTCGATGACCTCCTGACCGAAATGAGCGGTTCGGCCAGTGCGATCCTTCAGGGCGCCACCGCCATGAAGGCGGACCTCGTCGCCGAACAGCAGCGGCTGGAAGCGGAGTCGGAGGCGACCATCGGGCAGACCGAGCAACTGGTGCTGATGCTCGCCATCGGCGGCACGCTGCTCGGGGCGGTCCTCGCCTTCCTGCTCGGGACCGGCATGTCGCGTCCGATGATCGCGATGTGCAAGGCGATGCGGGAGCTGGCTTCGGGCAATTTCGACGTGGTGCTGCCGGGTCTTGGCCGCAAGGACGAGATCGGCGAGATGGCCGGCGCGGTCGAGGAGTTCAAGGTTCAGGCGGTGGCCAAGGCCGAGCGCGATGCCGCCGCCAGCGAAGTCCAGAACAGGGAGCAGGCCGCAGGCCGCCGCGCCGAGCTGATCCGCTTCGCCGACGATTTCGAGAGCGCGGTCGGCGCCATCGTCTCGAACGTCTCGGCCTCCGCCGTGCAGCTGGAATCGGCGGCCTCCACGCTGACCCGCACCGCCGAGACCACGCAGAGCCTGTCGAGCCAGGTCGCCGGGGTCTCCGAGCAAGCCTCCTCCAACATGCAGTCGGTCGCGACCGCGACCGAGGAGCTCTCGGCTTCGGTCGAGGAGATCGGCCGCCAGGTCCGCGATTCCAGCCGCATTGCCGAAGCCGCCGTGGTGCAGGCCAAGCAGACCGACGGCCGCATCGGAAAACTGTCGCACGCGGCACAGCAGATCGGCGAAGTGGTCAAGCTGATCACGGCGATTGCCGAGCAGACCAACCTTCTGGCGCTCAACGCCACCATCGAGGCGGCGCGCGCCGGTGAAGCCGGCCGCGGCTTTGCGGTGGTTGCGAGCGAGGTGAAGTCGCTGGCGAGCCAGACGGCGAAGGCGACGGATGAAATCTCCTCGCACATCACCGGCATGCAGGGCGCCACGGCCGAATCGGTCGCCGCGATCAAGGAGATCGGCGCGACCATCGGCCAGATATCGTCGATCTCGACCTCGATCGCGAGCGCGGTCGAGCAGCAGGGTGCGGCGACGCAGGAGATCGCCCGCAGCGTCCAGACCGTCGCCCATGGCACCCAGACCGCGGCCACCGATATCGGCGAGGTCAACCGCGGCGCCGCCGAGACCGGCTCGGCCTCGGAGGAGGTGCTGCACTCGGCCAAGACGCTGTCGAGCGAAAGCACCCGCCTGCGTGCCGAGCTCGACCGCTTCATGGCGAATATCAGGGCGGCGTAG
- a CDS encoding DUF1272 domain-containing protein: protein MALQLRPNCEYCDCDLPPDATDARICSYECTFCADCVETKLSNVCPNCGGGFAPRPIRPTQEWRSGVCTSKQAPSDKRVHLKYSVEDVAAHCARVRDVPPERR, encoded by the coding sequence ATGGCCCTCCAGCTTCGACCGAACTGCGAATATTGCGATTGCGACCTGCCACCTGACGCAACCGACGCGCGGATCTGTTCATACGAATGCACGTTCTGCGCGGACTGCGTAGAGACAAAGCTATCGAACGTCTGCCCGAACTGCGGCGGCGGTTTTGCGCCACGCCCGATCAGGCCGACGCAGGAATGGCGGTCGGGCGTGTGCACCAGCAAGCAGGCGCCGTCCGACAAGCGGGTGCATTTGAAGTACAGCGTGGAGGATGTCGCGGCGCATTGCGCGCGGGTGCGCGATGTGCCGCCGGAGAGGCGGTGA